From a single Trueperaceae bacterium genomic region:
- the lon gene encoding endopeptidase La, which yields MDWELPVIALRTQVVLPRTLENVDVGRPKSKRALEEAQAADNRVLLVVQREPRIDDPSGEQLYSVGTLAVVKQVIRLPDDTLQVLVEGRERASIDSFLPGTTLRARVTTINETQGGADEARTRALIEQVKSAFAEYAQQNKNLRLDSFHLENLRSLKEPGPLADVVAKYATWEVADKQAVLEEADATKRIELVFGFLSRDLERFDTEKQISARVKQQMDSNQREYYLREQMKAIQRELGGDEASEGEELRKKVEEKNMPEEARERALKEIERLEKMAGGSPEATVVRTYLDVLLDLPWSEADEERLDISHTEKILNDDHYALEEPKERILEFLAVRQLTKDVEESRYKAPILCLVGPPGVGKTSLGKSIARSLNREFVRMSLGGVRDEAEIRGHRRTYIGSLPGRIIQGMKTAGKINPVFLLDEVDKMTADFRGDPSSALLEVLDPEQNDTFSDHYLEIPYDLSKVMFITTANTLQSIPRPLLDRMEVIQIPGYTLDEKVQIARRYRVPQQLKDHGLEGKLEITDDAVRRIITEYTREAGVRNMDRMIAKAARKSAKEYLSEAWEGVRKVGADEIRELLGVPPFRDDKAEKQPQVGLAHGLAWTSVGGVTLDIEAVSVPGKGKVSLTGQLGEVMKESAQAGIAYLRNHSARFNLPADFHETRDLHVHVLEGATPKDGPSAGIAIATAVISALTGQPLRGDVAMTGEITLRGRVLPIGGVKEKLLAAHQAGIKEVILPEANEANLEDVPEAILGDLKVIPVKDFQEVLQIMLLPEEEEAAFVPPKGDEGDRASPSARL from the coding sequence ATGGATTGGGAACTTCCCGTCATTGCCCTCCGTACCCAGGTAGTGCTTCCGAGGACCCTGGAGAACGTCGATGTAGGTAGGCCCAAGTCGAAGCGGGCCCTCGAGGAAGCGCAGGCAGCGGACAACCGGGTGCTCTTGGTGGTGCAGCGCGAACCACGGATCGACGATCCCAGTGGCGAGCAGCTCTACTCGGTTGGCACCCTGGCCGTGGTGAAGCAGGTGATCCGCCTGCCCGACGACACCCTCCAGGTGCTCGTCGAAGGGCGTGAACGAGCCTCCATCGACTCCTTCCTGCCCGGCACGACCTTGCGTGCTCGGGTCACGACCATCAACGAGACCCAGGGCGGGGCCGACGAAGCGCGCACCAGGGCCCTGATAGAGCAGGTGAAGTCGGCTTTCGCCGAGTACGCCCAGCAGAACAAGAACCTCCGCCTCGACTCTTTCCACCTCGAGAACCTCCGCAGTCTCAAGGAGCCGGGTCCGCTGGCAGACGTAGTCGCCAAGTACGCTACCTGGGAGGTAGCCGACAAGCAGGCGGTGCTCGAGGAAGCCGACGCCACCAAGCGCATCGAGCTCGTCTTCGGATTCCTCTCCCGCGACCTGGAGCGCTTCGACACCGAGAAGCAGATCAGCGCCCGGGTGAAGCAGCAGATGGACTCGAACCAGCGGGAGTACTACCTCCGCGAGCAGATGAAGGCGATCCAGCGCGAGCTGGGCGGCGACGAGGCATCGGAAGGCGAGGAGCTTCGCAAGAAGGTCGAAGAGAAGAACATGCCCGAGGAAGCCCGTGAGCGGGCCCTCAAGGAGATCGAACGGCTGGAGAAGATGGCCGGTGGTTCGCCCGAAGCGACCGTGGTGCGAACCTACCTCGACGTCCTGCTCGATCTGCCCTGGAGCGAAGCCGACGAAGAGCGGCTCGACATCTCTCACACCGAGAAGATCCTCAACGACGATCACTACGCGCTGGAGGAGCCCAAGGAGCGGATCCTCGAGTTCCTGGCCGTACGGCAGCTGACCAAAGATGTGGAGGAGTCTCGCTACAAGGCGCCGATCCTCTGCCTCGTCGGGCCGCCCGGCGTCGGCAAGACCTCCCTGGGCAAGTCGATCGCCCGCAGCCTCAACCGTGAGTTCGTGCGCATGTCACTTGGCGGGGTACGCGACGAAGCCGAGATCCGCGGCCACCGGCGCACCTACATCGGTTCGCTGCCGGGCCGCATCATCCAGGGGATGAAGACCGCCGGAAAGATCAACCCGGTCTTCCTGCTCGACGAGGTCGACAAGATGACCGCTGACTTCCGCGGCGATCCCTCCTCGGCCCTGCTCGAGGTGCTCGACCCGGAGCAGAACGACACCTTCTCGGACCACTACCTGGAGATCCCGTACGACCTTTCGAAGGTCATGTTCATCACCACCGCGAACACGCTCCAGAGCATCCCGCGGCCCCTGCTCGATCGCATGGAAGTCATCCAGATCCCCGGTTACACGCTCGACGAGAAGGTGCAGATCGCTCGTCGTTACCGGGTGCCGCAGCAGCTCAAGGACCACGGTCTCGAGGGGAAGCTGGAGATAACCGACGACGCCGTGCGGCGGATCATCACGGAGTACACGCGTGAGGCAGGCGTGCGGAACATGGACAGGATGATCGCGAAGGCCGCTCGCAAGTCGGCCAAGGAGTACCTCAGCGAAGCCTGGGAGGGCGTGCGCAAGGTGGGAGCCGACGAGATCCGCGAGCTCCTGGGCGTGCCGCCGTTCCGCGACGACAAGGCCGAGAAGCAGCCGCAGGTTGGCCTCGCCCACGGCCTCGCCTGGACCTCGGTCGGCGGCGTCACCCTCGACATCGAAGCCGTCTCGGTTCCGGGCAAGGGGAAGGTCTCGCTCACCGGTCAACTGGGTGAGGTGATGAAGGAGAGCGCGCAGGCCGGCATCGCCTACCTGCGCAATCATTCGGCCAGGTTCAACCTTCCGGCCGACTTCCATGAGACCCGCGACCTCCACGTGCACGTGCTCGAGGGCGCCACGCCCAAGGATGGCCCCTCTGCCGGCATCGCCATCGCGACCGCAGTGATAAGCGCCCTCACCGGCCAACCCTTGCGGGGCGATGTGGCCATGACCGGGGAGATCACCCTGCGCGGCAGGGTGCTGCCGATCGGCGGCGTGAAGGAGAAGCTGCTCGCTGCGCACCAGGCGGGCATCAAGGAGGTCATCCTCCCCGAGGCGAACGAGGCCAACCTCGAGGACGTCCCCGAGGCGATCCTCGGTGACCTCAAGGTGATCCCGGTGAAGGACTTCCAGGAGGTCTTGCAGATAATGCTGCTGCCCGAGGAGGAAGAGGCCGCGTTCGTGCCCCCGAAGGGGGACGAAGGGGATCGCGCCTCGCCCTCGGCCAGGCTCTGA
- a CDS encoding ABC transporter ATP-binding protein, with protein MERPPNALPALGRLLKPYRWRVAGLSVLIAISAALAQVTPQFVRFVIDTVIPDGSLRLFLLTGAAMALFYIVNEALSFAAMYLSYDFTQRVIQDVRANAYSHLLSLPLGRFTRERSGSLVSRVVSDVNALESMIQAGATRIVGQLFSIVVVTVILFVMNWLLATISLLIVAVMGFFTVFFQGPLRRLARQVRARVGEMTAVASEAIGNIAVVKMFTGEAGEFRRFEQESQRYRQLNLRRRRQVGYMQAGVGLSSEMGVGALVLVGGWLIASGGGGGAAGLTTGELTAFLLYLNNLVGPVRLVLNFNNVLQAGVAALDRVDELLKEKPESGGGEEEFEGGEIRFRSVHFRYPEAAEGEWALRGLDLTIPAGTTVALVGPSGAGKTTVGRLLSRLYDPQQGSITVRGTDLREYRLEAVRRAVAVVPQEPTLFSGSVRENIRYARPVAEDAEVRRAADLANASGFIEALPEGFDTEIGERGVKLSGGQKQRVAIARAILKGASILVLDEATSSLDSESESVIQDALTGYFSRRRELTSIVIAHRLSTIRGADTIYVLQDGRVVEWGDHQTLLQRRGLYRRLFEIQTRSAVS; from the coding sequence ATGGAGCGTCCGCCCAACGCCCTGCCCGCACTTGGAAGACTGCTCAAGCCGTACCGCTGGCGGGTGGCGGGACTATCCGTTCTCATCGCCATCTCCGCGGCATTGGCCCAGGTGACGCCACAGTTCGTTCGCTTCGTCATCGACACGGTGATACCCGACGGCAGCCTCCGGCTGTTCCTTCTCACCGGGGCAGCGATGGCTCTGTTCTACATCGTCAACGAGGCCCTCTCGTTCGCCGCCATGTACCTGAGCTACGACTTCACCCAGAGAGTCATCCAGGACGTGAGAGCCAACGCCTACAGCCACCTGCTGTCGCTGCCGCTCGGCCGCTTCACCCGCGAGCGATCAGGTTCGCTGGTGTCCCGCGTCGTCTCCGATGTCAATGCTCTCGAGTCGATGATCCAGGCTGGGGCGACTCGCATCGTGGGACAGCTCTTCAGTATCGTCGTGGTCACCGTCATCCTCTTCGTGATGAACTGGCTGCTCGCGACGATCAGCCTTCTGATCGTGGCGGTGATGGGCTTCTTCACCGTCTTCTTCCAAGGCCCTCTGCGCCGTCTCGCCCGTCAGGTCAGGGCGCGGGTGGGGGAGATGACCGCAGTGGCCTCGGAAGCGATAGGCAATATCGCCGTGGTCAAGATGTTCACCGGTGAGGCTGGCGAGTTCCGGCGTTTCGAGCAGGAGAGCCAGCGGTACCGGCAGCTCAACCTCAGGCGGCGCCGCCAGGTCGGCTACATGCAGGCGGGCGTGGGCCTCTCATCCGAGATGGGCGTGGGAGCCCTGGTCCTGGTCGGAGGCTGGCTGATCGCCAGCGGCGGCGGTGGCGGCGCAGCGGGACTGACCACGGGCGAACTGACGGCCTTCCTGCTCTACCTGAACAACCTCGTCGGTCCGGTCCGACTCGTCCTCAACTTCAACAACGTATTGCAGGCCGGAGTGGCGGCCCTCGATCGCGTCGACGAACTGCTGAAAGAGAAGCCGGAGTCCGGCGGGGGTGAGGAGGAGTTCGAGGGCGGAGAGATCCGCTTCCGATCGGTTCACTTCCGCTACCCCGAGGCTGCCGAGGGGGAGTGGGCCCTGCGCGGCCTCGACCTCACGATCCCGGCGGGCACGACCGTCGCGCTGGTCGGCCCCTCGGGCGCGGGCAAGACGACGGTGGGCCGGCTCCTTTCACGGCTCTACGATCCTCAACAGGGCAGCATCACCGTGCGCGGCACTGATCTGCGCGAGTACCGTCTGGAAGCGGTCCGCCGGGCGGTGGCGGTGGTGCCGCAGGAACCCACCCTCTTCTCCGGGAGCGTCCGCGAGAACATCCGTTACGCGCGACCGGTAGCGGAAGACGCAGAGGTGCGCCGAGCTGCCGACCTCGCCAATGCCAGCGGTTTCATCGAGGCGCTGCCCGAGGGCTTCGACACCGAGATCGGCGAGCGCGGGGTGAAACTCTCCGGCGGCCAGAAACAGCGGGTGGCCATCGCTCGCGCCATCCTCAAAGGTGCTTCCATCCTCGTGCTCGACGAGGCGACCTCCAGCCTCGACAGCGAATCGGAGTCCGTCATCCAGGACGCGCTAACAGGCTACTTCTCTCGCCGTCGTGAACTGACCAGCATCGTCATCGCTCACCGGCTCTCGACGATCAGGGGCGCCGACACCATCTACGTGCTGCAGGACGGCCGCGTGGTCGAGTGGGGCGACCACCAGACACTGCTGCAGCGCCGGGGGCTCTACCGGCGGCTGTTCGAGATCCAGACCAGGAGCGCGGTCTCCTGA
- a CDS encoding type I phosphomannose isomerase catalytic subunit yields the protein MNEPYPLLLERRLSRRLWGGSQMADYLGIEDAGGDEPLAESWQVYEGNEIRNGEFAGRTLAEVAHATGAWLLGTASLSRYGTKVPLLAKFIDAAKPLSIQVHPDDEYARRFEPTTGHLGKAEAWYIISCAPGAQVVWGFQGEMSEGRVRQAVADGDLERYLKRVRVAPGDVIYNPVGTVHAIGAGILLFEIQQASDLTYRLYDYGRRDAQGRERELHLEQALAVMNYDEGGMPKVMSLDIEVGRRLLVESEHFGMEAVEPQGRRLRLGTSPASLEILTVTNGRIELGHPTGALELATGTSVVLPAALGEYRLEGEGQILRCYVPVV from the coding sequence ATGAACGAACCTTACCCGTTGCTGCTCGAGAGGCGCCTGAGCAGGCGGCTCTGGGGCGGCTCCCAGATGGCCGACTATCTGGGCATCGAGGATGCGGGGGGTGACGAGCCGCTCGCCGAGTCGTGGCAGGTATACGAGGGAAACGAGATCCGCAACGGCGAGTTCGCAGGCCGCACGCTCGCCGAGGTGGCCCACGCGACCGGCGCCTGGCTACTCGGCACCGCCAGCTTGAGCCGCTACGGGACGAAAGTGCCGCTGTTGGCGAAATTCATCGATGCCGCCAAGCCGCTCTCCATCCAGGTGCATCCCGACGACGAATACGCCCGGCGCTTCGAGCCGACCACCGGGCACCTGGGAAAAGCGGAGGCGTGGTACATCATCTCGTGCGCGCCCGGGGCGCAGGTCGTCTGGGGCTTCCAGGGGGAGATGAGCGAAGGGCGTGTGCGCCAGGCGGTCGCCGACGGCGATCTCGAGAGGTACCTGAAGCGGGTTCGGGTGGCGCCGGGGGACGTCATCTACAACCCGGTGGGAACGGTGCACGCGATCGGCGCAGGGATCCTCCTCTTTGAGATCCAGCAGGCGAGCGACCTGACCTACAGGCTCTACGACTACGGTCGACGGGACGCCCAGGGCCGGGAACGCGAGCTGCACCTCGAGCAGGCGCTGGCGGTGATGAACTACGACGAGGGCGGGATGCCCAAGGTGATGTCGCTCGATATCGAAGTCGGCAGGCGCCTACTGGTGGAGAGCGAGCATTTCGGGATGGAGGCGGTCGAACCGCAGGGTAGGCGGCTGCGGCTGGGGACCAGCCCGGCCTCGCTGGAGATCCTCACGGTCACCAACGGTCGCATCGAACTGGGCCACCCAACGGGCGCGCTCGAGCTAGCGACCGGCACGTCGGTGGTGCTGCCAGCCGCGCTGGGGGAGTACCGGCTGGAGGGCGAGGGGCAGATCCTTCGTTGCTACGTGCCGGTGGTTTAG
- a CDS encoding VTT domain-containing protein: MGPVQLMLDALTAFINGAGLLAPLYYILSYVVTALLPVVPTPLVAALGGSAFGLVPAVLYGIIGLGLGAVISLTLARGVGRPLLRRLVRPSVLESWESLLGIRSVYVWGLIFLIFNLDFAVMVSGLSTLSLRQLWIAAMVTRLPWVIASAWLGDEVLVSDSNALLLALLLIPAIYLLGRWRPRIQAWLLHLQRNNAAAGTAQPASQIAEARIEDISDRVAEQVEAHH; this comes from the coding sequence ATGGGACCGGTTCAACTGATGCTCGATGCCCTCACAGCCTTCATCAACGGCGCGGGCCTGCTGGCTCCGCTCTACTACATCCTCTCGTACGTCGTAACGGCGTTGTTGCCGGTGGTGCCCACGCCACTCGTGGCGGCGCTGGGGGGTTCGGCCTTCGGCCTCGTGCCCGCCGTCCTCTACGGCATCATCGGACTGGGCCTCGGCGCCGTCATCAGTCTCACGCTCGCACGCGGCGTTGGCCGTCCCCTGCTTCGCAGACTCGTCAGGCCGAGCGTGCTCGAATCGTGGGAATCGCTCCTGGGCATCCGCTCCGTCTACGTCTGGGGTCTCATCTTCCTGATCTTCAATCTCGACTTCGCGGTCATGGTCTCCGGCCTTTCCACCCTGTCGTTGCGGCAGCTGTGGATCGCCGCGATGGTAACGCGCCTCCCCTGGGTGATCGCGAGCGCCTGGCTGGGCGACGAGGTGCTGGTGAGCGACAGCAACGCCCTGCTCCTGGCTCTCCTCCTGATACCGGCCATCTACCTGCTAGGACGATGGCGGCCCCGCATCCAGGCCTGGCTGCTCCACCTCCAGCGGAACAACGCGGCTGCTGGCACGGCGCAGCCAGCTTCACAGATTGCGGAGGCGCGGATCGAGGATATCTCTGATCGCGTCGCCGAGCAGGTTGAAGCCCACCACTGA
- a CDS encoding ABC transporter permease, translating to MSSATLEASTATGSGRSQTRRALSRFFRHTTGVVGLGLIAFISIASLIAPVVHPYDPATDRDLRARLEAPSAEHWFGTDELGRDLFTRVWYGGRISLRVGLIAVAFSLVAGTLLGLVAGYLGRWVDTLAVWFIDILMAFPGILLAIAIVAILGPSLTNALIAISITQVPIYMRLTRSVVLSIKESEYVQSAKALGARAPRVVFRHVLPNSLSPLIVQLTLSIGVAILDVAALGFLGLGAQPPVPEWGLMIRDGFAQFVRAPWMSIFPGLAIFLSVVGFNLLGDAIRDILDPRLRNL from the coding sequence GTGAGCAGCGCGACCCTAGAAGCATCCACGGCCACCGGCAGCGGTCGCAGCCAGACCAGACGCGCCCTCAGCCGCTTCTTCCGTCACACCACCGGAGTCGTGGGCCTCGGTCTCATCGCCTTCATCAGCATCGCGTCGCTGATCGCGCCGGTCGTCCACCCTTACGACCCGGCGACCGACCGCGACCTGCGGGCTCGCCTCGAGGCGCCGTCGGCGGAGCACTGGTTCGGAACCGACGAGTTGGGCCGCGATCTGTTCACCAGGGTCTGGTACGGGGGGCGCATCAGTCTGCGTGTGGGCCTCATCGCCGTAGCGTTCTCCCTCGTCGCGGGGACTCTGCTGGGCCTTGTCGCCGGTTACCTCGGCCGCTGGGTCGACACGCTGGCAGTCTGGTTCATCGACATCCTCATGGCGTTCCCCGGGATACTGCTGGCTATCGCTATCGTCGCCATCCTGGGACCCAGTCTCACCAACGCGCTGATCGCGATCAGCATCACCCAGGTGCCCATCTACATGCGCCTCACGCGCTCGGTGGTCCTCTCTATCAAGGAGAGCGAGTACGTCCAGTCGGCCAAGGCGTTGGGCGCCCGCGCTCCCAGGGTGGTGTTCAGGCACGTCCTCCCGAACAGCCTCTCGCCGCTGATAGTCCAGCTCACCCTGTCGATAGGGGTGGCGATCCTCGACGTCGCCGCGCTGGGCTTCCTGGGTCTGGGGGCCCAACCACCGGTGCCCGAGTGGGGCCTGATGATCCGCGACGGTTTCGCCCAGTTCGTGCGGGCCCCCTGGATGTCGATCTTCCCGGGCCTCGCGATCTTCCTCTCAGTGGTGGGCTTCAACCTGCTCGGCGACGCGATCAGAGATATCCTCGATCCGCGCCTCCGCAATCTGTGA
- a CDS encoding ABC transporter permease: MTGYAIRRLLGLIPVLVGVTLIIFAITRVIPGDPAIAMLGQRSSPALRERLRQDLGLERPLWLNMAAARESGDFADLFDSQYFDYMTDLVQGDLGRSIFSNIPVATSLAARFPATVELTIFAMLFATAVGIPAGVWAALRRGTAADTAVVTLALSGVSFPVFWLAIILIYIFSVNLGWLPPGHRLSPIVQFSLEPITGFYVLDSLLRWNLSALWDALKHLVLPAIALGTIPLAIIVRMTRSSMLEVLGQDYVRTARSKGLEERRVVNKHALRNALLPVVTVIGLSFGTLLSGAILTETVFSWPGIGRWVFDAISARDYPIIQGGVIFIATIFVVVNLVVDLAYGLIDPRIQYE; encoded by the coding sequence TTGACCGGATATGCCATCCGGCGACTGCTCGGCCTCATACCCGTGCTCGTCGGTGTGACGCTCATCATTTTCGCCATCACCCGTGTCATACCAGGCGACCCGGCAATAGCCATGCTCGGGCAGCGCTCCTCGCCGGCATTGCGCGAACGTCTGCGGCAGGACCTGGGTCTCGAGCGACCGCTGTGGCTCAACATGGCGGCGGCCCGGGAGAGCGGCGATTTCGCCGACCTTTTCGACTCCCAGTACTTCGACTACATGACCGATCTGGTCCAGGGCGACCTTGGGCGCAGCATCTTCAGCAACATACCTGTCGCCACCAGTCTGGCGGCTCGTTTCCCGGCGACGGTAGAACTCACCATCTTCGCGATGCTCTTCGCGACGGCCGTTGGCATTCCGGCCGGCGTCTGGGCCGCTCTGCGGCGCGGCACCGCTGCCGACACGGCAGTCGTCACCCTGGCCCTGTCGGGCGTTTCCTTCCCGGTCTTCTGGCTGGCGATAATCCTCATCTACATCTTCTCGGTGAACCTGGGCTGGTTGCCGCCGGGGCACAGGCTCTCGCCGATAGTCCAGTTCTCGCTCGAGCCCATCACCGGCTTCTACGTTCTCGACTCGCTGCTCAGGTGGAACCTGTCGGCCCTCTGGGACGCCCTCAAGCACCTGGTACTGCCGGCCATCGCCCTCGGCACGATCCCGCTCGCGATCATCGTGAGGATGACCCGGTCGTCGATGCTCGAGGTTCTGGGTCAGGATTACGTTCGCACGGCCCGCTCGAAGGGGTTGGAGGAGCGTCGGGTGGTCAACAAGCACGCCCTGAGGAACGCTCTCCTGCCCGTCGTCACCGTGATCGGCCTGTCGTTCGGAACGCTCCTCTCCGGAGCGATCCTCACCGAGACGGTGTTCAGCTGGCCCGGCATCGGCCGCTGGGTTTTCGACGCCATCTCGGCCCGCGACTACCCGATCATCCAGGGCGGGGTCATCTTCATCGCCACCATCTTCGTCGTCGTCAACCTCGTGGTCGACCTCGCCTACGGGCTCATCGACCCGCGGATCCAGTACGAGTGA
- a CDS encoding ABC transporter substrate-binding protein, which translates to MKRLLVAMLALALFGLVGAQTLVYGVSGPPSSLDSVDSQDGNSLVVSGQITETLIGFAPGSTELIPRLATEWSSNEDGSVWTFELREGVTFHDGTPFNAEAVAWNFSRWNDPEHPYSFRDQGKTYTPWTWVFGGPKGDGSILDEVVAIDENTVEFRMNQPSPFLPAQLAAIYFQIDSPTAVMEAGVDYGTPAVGSVGTGPFKFVEWREGQGVVVERNDDYWGGPAKVERVFFRPITEPTARLAELQAGTIDIAVLLAADDLQAVESNPDLEAVTAEAELNVGYLAFHQANEPLDDPLVRQAIAHAIDRQAIVDAFYQGLGVVAEDHLPPTLFGHGEPWPYDYDPERARELLAEAGYPDGFSTQLWYMPVSRPYYPAPQPIAETMASYLADVGIDAQLMTEDWTTYLADYSTGKFPMYMLGWNADYADPDNFLMTFFGPDAQENQLGWDSPEVTEALTTARQVADPDRRAELYSQVVNTVAEEVPSIPMAHNRSLNAVRSNIEGFVMSPLGYSSVSLHEVSKE; encoded by the coding sequence ATGAAGAGGCTATTGGTTGCAATGCTCGCCCTGGCGCTGTTCGGCCTAGTGGGGGCGCAGACCCTGGTATACGGCGTGAGCGGTCCACCCTCGTCGCTCGACTCGGTCGACTCGCAGGACGGGAACTCACTGGTCGTTTCGGGTCAGATCACCGAGACGCTCATAGGCTTCGCCCCCGGCTCGACGGAGCTCATCCCCCGGCTCGCGACCGAATGGAGTTCGAACGAGGACGGTTCCGTCTGGACCTTCGAGCTCCGCGAAGGCGTCACCTTCCACGACGGCACCCCGTTCAACGCCGAGGCGGTGGCCTGGAACTTCAGTCGTTGGAACGACCCGGAACACCCCTACAGCTTCCGCGATCAGGGCAAGACCTACACGCCCTGGACCTGGGTTTTCGGTGGGCCCAAGGGTGACGGCAGCATCCTCGACGAGGTCGTCGCCATCGACGAGAACACCGTCGAGTTCCGCATGAACCAGCCCAGTCCCTTCCTCCCGGCGCAGCTGGCCGCCATCTACTTCCAGATAGACAGCCCTACCGCCGTCATGGAAGCCGGCGTCGACTACGGCACTCCGGCAGTCGGGAGCGTCGGTACCGGACCCTTCAAGTTCGTCGAGTGGCGTGAAGGACAGGGCGTTGTGGTCGAACGCAACGACGACTACTGGGGAGGCCCGGCCAAGGTCGAGCGGGTGTTCTTCCGACCGATCACCGAGCCCACCGCTCGTCTCGCCGAACTGCAGGCGGGCACGATCGACATCGCCGTCCTGCTTGCTGCCGACGACCTCCAGGCGGTCGAGAGCAACCCCGATCTCGAGGCGGTGACCGCCGAGGCCGAACTCAACGTAGGCTACCTGGCCTTCCACCAGGCCAACGAACCGCTCGACGATCCGCTCGTGCGTCAGGCGATCGCGCACGCGATCGACCGGCAAGCGATCGTGGACGCCTTCTATCAGGGCTTGGGCGTCGTCGCCGAAGACCACCTGCCGCCCACTCTCTTCGGCCATGGTGAGCCCTGGCCGTACGACTACGACCCGGAGCGCGCGCGCGAGCTGCTCGCCGAGGCGGGCTACCCGGACGGCTTCTCTACCCAGCTCTGGTACATGCCGGTGAGCCGTCCTTACTACCCGGCCCCGCAGCCGATCGCCGAGACGATGGCCAGCTACCTGGCCGACGTCGGGATCGACGCGCAGCTGATGACCGAGGACTGGACCACCTACCTCGCCGACTACTCGACCGGCAAGTTCCCGATGTACATGCTCGGCTGGAACGCCGACTACGCCGACCCGGACAACTTCCTGATGACCTTCTTCGGGCCGGACGCGCAGGAGAACCAGCTCGGCTGGGACAGCCCCGAGGTCACCGAGGCGCTGACCACCGCTCGGCAGGTCGCCGATCCTGATCGGCGCGCGGAACTCTACTCCCAGGTGGTCAACACCGTGGCGGAAGAGGTGCCTTCTATCCCGATGGCGCACAACCGCTCGCTCAACGCTGTCCGCTCCAACATCGAAGGGTTCGTGATGAGCCCCCTCGGCTACAGCTCGGTGAGCTTGCACGAGGTGAGCAAGGAGTAA
- a CDS encoding ABC transporter ATP-binding protein translates to MAPVLRCRSLVRSFVAGEERVEVLRGVDLEVRSGEVAAVLGPSGSGKSTLLHLLAGLDSPSAGEIYWGDFPVHDYPPQALAARRASFLGLVFQQHYLLEDMDVLDNVTLPGRIHGRLDRAQGRQLLDSVGLSDRANFLPRLLSGGERQRVAVARALYGEPSVILADEPTGSLDRENARTVFHLLVELARKRGTSVVMVTHDAGLVAEVDSRYRLEDGKLVRLANEVVSQV, encoded by the coding sequence ATGGCCCCCGTCCTGAGATGCAGATCGCTCGTCCGGTCGTTCGTCGCCGGCGAAGAGCGCGTCGAGGTCTTGCGCGGCGTCGACCTGGAGGTACGCAGCGGCGAGGTGGCCGCGGTCCTGGGACCCTCTGGGTCTGGCAAGAGCACTCTGCTGCACCTCCTCGCCGGTCTCGACTCCCCCTCGGCAGGCGAGATCTACTGGGGCGATTTCCCGGTGCACGATTATCCTCCGCAGGCTCTCGCCGCCAGGCGGGCGAGCTTCCTGGGGCTGGTGTTCCAGCAGCACTACCTGCTCGAGGACATGGACGTGCTCGACAACGTCACGCTTCCCGGCCGTATCCACGGCCGCCTGGATCGCGCTCAGGGCCGGCAACTCCTTGACAGCGTCGGGCTTTCCGATCGTGCTAATTTTTTGCCGCGACTGCTCTCGGGCGGTGAGCGTCAGCGGGTGGCCGTAGCCCGGGCCCTCTACGGCGAGCCCAGCGTCATCCTCGCCGATGAGCCCACCGGCAGCCTGGACCGGGAGAACGCGCGAACCGTCTTCCATCTGCTCGTGGAGCTGGCGCGCAAGCGTGGAACGTCGGTCGTGATGGTTACTCACGATGCAGGCCTCGTCGCCGAGGTCGACAGTCGCTACCGGCTGGAGGATGGGAAGCTGGTACGTCTGGCCAACGAGGTGGTGAGCCAGGTCTGA
- a CDS encoding Crp/Fnr family transcriptional regulator → MGIERSEAVTTNPVRPGLADGQRVGHMADMKEFLKSVPLFADAPERALEIAAGSMQRRTYEPQTTIFQEGDTGEALYVLSNGLVKLSKIDLGGHEKTLAILQPPEFFGEMALLGEQARSATAMTLSKVEAYLLFNDDFRKLMEQYPTISLNLTSTLARRLRGMDDEAQILSYKDAQGRVSYVLLRLYRAGVIDLAEGGSALVRLTHQELANLAGTSRETVTRALKALEGERVIQTKPKEIIITDPEGLEEILHGIR, encoded by the coding sequence ATGGGCATCGAACGATCGGAAGCAGTCACTACCAATCCGGTACGACCCGGGCTTGCAGATGGACAGCGGGTGGGGCACATGGCCGACATGAAGGAGTTCCTCAAGAGCGTGCCGCTCTTCGCGGACGCGCCCGAGCGCGCACTGGAGATCGCCGCCGGCTCGATGCAACGGCGGACCTACGAACCGCAGACGACCATCTTCCAGGAGGGTGACACGGGCGAAGCGCTCTACGTCCTCTCCAACGGGCTTGTGAAGCTGTCCAAGATCGACCTGGGTGGACACGAGAAGACGCTGGCTATCCTGCAGCCTCCGGAGTTCTTCGGCGAGATGGCGCTCCTGGGCGAGCAGGCTCGCAGCGCCACGGCCATGACGCTGAGCAAGGTCGAAGCCTACCTGCTCTTCAACGACGACTTCCGAAAGCTGATGGAGCAGTACCCGACCATCAGCCTCAACCTCACCTCGACACTCGCTCGCCGGCTGCGGGGCATGGATGACGAGGCGCAGATCCTCTCCTACAAGGATGCACAGGGACGCGTGTCGTACGTGCTGCTGCGGCTCTACCGGGCCGGCGTGATCGACCTGGCCGAGGGGGGCAGCGCCCTCGTGCGCCTCACCCACCAGGAGCTGGCGAACCTCGCCGGAACCAGCCGCGAGACCGTCACCAGGGCGTTGAAGGCCCTCGAAGGGGAACGGGTCATCCAGACCAAGCCGAAAGAGATCATCATCACCGATCCCGAGGGTTTGGAGGAGATCCTGCACGGCATCCGCTGA